A window of Candidatus Pantoea floridensis contains these coding sequences:
- a CDS encoding DUF1176 domain-containing protein: protein MSYWMKLLLLLPFLFVACVQAEPLQKSFSDWQLTCNNAAFCVARSFPGDNGLVMTLSRHAGVNDRPLLRIDYGSAYSGELPGGPLKDNLLLDQRRLTPDLKHWTVEPHHLATSNAIAIDEFLAQTLDAQNLQLTYKANATIPLSGMKAALLLMDDVQGRVNGASAWVKRGDRVQWDVPPQPLLPLLPTPLPPPAPLTQEETSGLIDYGTWRVNTDNCSLDPLRREVSVSPLTDSKALLLVSCETGAYNVIDLAFEVTRSAPYVARGLSLTLPFTPASRSDNQLELVNAEFDASNGLLYTFSKGRGLGDCGVATRWQFDGNEFVLAEYAEEKTCDAWHSSDDWPTLWVSQSQNAVQSR from the coding sequence ATGTCGTATTGGATGAAGTTACTGCTTTTATTGCCCTTCCTCTTTGTCGCGTGCGTACAGGCCGAACCGTTGCAAAAGTCGTTTTCTGACTGGCAGCTGACCTGTAACAATGCGGCTTTTTGCGTGGCGCGCAGTTTTCCCGGCGATAACGGCCTGGTGATGACACTCTCGCGTCATGCTGGCGTTAACGATCGTCCACTGCTGCGTATTGATTACGGCAGCGCCTACAGCGGTGAGCTACCGGGCGGTCCGCTAAAAGATAACCTGCTGCTCGATCAGCGCCGTTTAACGCCCGATCTGAAACACTGGACGGTAGAACCTCACCATCTCGCGACCAGCAATGCCATCGCTATTGACGAGTTTCTGGCTCAAACGCTGGATGCACAAAATCTGCAATTAACTTACAAGGCTAATGCCACCATTCCGCTCAGCGGTATGAAGGCAGCGCTGCTGTTGATGGATGATGTGCAGGGCAGGGTGAACGGTGCCAGCGCATGGGTGAAACGAGGCGATCGCGTGCAGTGGGACGTGCCGCCGCAGCCGCTACTGCCGCTGCTCCCAACGCCGTTGCCGCCGCCTGCGCCGTTGACTCAGGAAGAGACCAGCGGATTGATTGATTACGGCACCTGGCGCGTAAATACCGATAACTGCTCGCTCGATCCGCTGCGGCGCGAAGTGAGTGTCTCACCGCTCACCGACAGCAAAGCGCTGCTGCTGGTCAGCTGCGAAACCGGCGCTTATAACGTTATCGATTTGGCATTTGAAGTGACGCGTAGCGCGCCTTATGTGGCGCGCGGTCTGAGCTTAACGTTGCCATTCACCCCCGCTTCCCGCAGCGATAATCAGCTGGAGTTAGTCAATGCGGAGTTCGATGCCAGCAATGGCTTGCTCTACACCTTCAGTAAAGGGCGTGGCTTGGGAGATTGCGGTGTGGCAACGCGCTGGCAATTTGACGGCAACGAGTTTGTGCTGGCGGAATATGCGGAGGAGAAAACCTGTGATGCATGGCACAGCAGTGATGACTGGCCAACCTTGTGGGTTAGCCAATCGCAGAATGCAGTGCAATCGCGTTGA
- the ampH gene encoding D-alanyl-D-alanine-carboxypeptidase/endopeptidase AmpH: MKKRTPFLLALMVSVLPLKSMAQSSPDPLLASQIVDRYAEHIFYGSGATGMALVAIDGNQRVFASFGDTRPGNNVRPQPDSVIRIASLSKLMTSEVMVKMAERGQIRLDDPLSKYAPPGARVPSYNGQPIRLINLSTHTSGLPREQPGGKPHRPVFVWPTKSDRWQWLSGAELKATPGSRAAYSNLGFDLLSDALAKAAGTPYPALLQQLVTRPLGMKDTTFTPSPDQCQRLMVAEKGASPCNNTLAAIGSGGVYSTPDDMGRWMQQFLNSAVNHRTPQIDRLQTLIYRRDQLTKVEGMDVPGRADALGMGWVYMGPKEGRPGIIQKTGGGGGFITYMAMVPQHNVGVFVVVTRSPLTRFTPMSDGVNNMLTELVGNQSGSPMTVKAIR, from the coding sequence TTGAAAAAACGTACCCCTTTTTTACTGGCCTTAATGGTTTCAGTGCTTCCATTAAAAAGCATGGCGCAGTCGTCGCCCGATCCGTTACTGGCTTCACAGATTGTTGATCGCTACGCCGAGCACATTTTCTATGGCAGCGGTGCCACCGGTATGGCGCTGGTGGCTATTGATGGTAACCAGCGCGTTTTCGCCAGCTTTGGTGACACGCGTCCCGGCAATAACGTGCGTCCACAGCCTGATTCCGTCATTCGTATCGCCTCGCTAAGCAAGTTAATGACCAGCGAAGTGATGGTGAAAATGGCCGAGCGTGGCCAGATTCGTCTTGACGATCCGCTGAGCAAATATGCCCCACCCGGCGCGCGCGTGCCGAGCTATAACGGACAACCGATTCGCCTGATTAACCTGTCCACGCACACCAGCGGGCTGCCGCGCGAGCAGCCGGGCGGCAAACCGCATCGTCCGGTGTTTGTCTGGCCAACCAAATCCGATCGCTGGCAGTGGCTGAGCGGTGCCGAACTGAAAGCGACGCCCGGCTCGCGCGCGGCGTATTCCAATCTCGGCTTCGATCTGCTGAGTGATGCGCTGGCCAAAGCGGCAGGCACGCCGTATCCGGCGCTATTGCAGCAATTAGTGACACGTCCGCTCGGTATGAAAGACACCACTTTTACGCCATCACCGGATCAGTGCCAGCGCCTGATGGTGGCGGAAAAAGGCGCCAGCCCGTGTAACAACACGCTGGCGGCCATCGGCAGCGGTGGCGTTTACTCAACGCCAGACGATATGGGGCGCTGGATGCAGCAATTCCTCAATTCCGCCGTGAATCACCGCACGCCACAAATCGATCGCCTGCAAACCCTGATTTACCGCCGTGACCAATTAACCAAAGTAGAAGGTATGGATGTGCCGGGGCGCGCGGATGCGCTGGGCATGGGCTGGGTATATATGGGACCGAAAGAGGGGCGTCCGGGGATTATTCAGAAAACCGGCGGCGGCGGCGGCTTCATCACCTATATGGCGATGGTGCCGCAGCACAACGTAGGCGTCTTTGTGGTGGTGACGCGTTCACCGCTCACGCGTTTCACCCCGATGAGCGATGGCGTCAACAATATGCTGACCGAACTGGTGGGGAATCAGTCCGGTTCACCTATGACAGTAAAAGCCATCCGCTGA
- the tkt gene encoding transketolase, whose amino-acid sequence MSSRRELANAIRALSMDAVQKANSGHPGMPMGMADIAEVLWRDVLKHNPNNPAWADRDRFILSNGHGSMLLYSLLHLTGYDLPMEELKNFRQLHSKTPGHPEIGYTPGVETTTGPLGQGLANAVGLAIAERTLAAQFNRPGHDIVDHHTYVFMGDGCLMEGISHEVSSLAGTLGLGKLIGFYDHNGISIDGETEGWFTDDTHKRFEAYNWHVIGSAEGIDGHDSEAIAAAIKEAQSVTDKPSLIICRTTIGFGSPNKAGKEESHGAALGEEEVALTRQKLGWHYPPFEIPKEIYQQWDAKEAGAQREKSWDEKFAAYKEAHPELAQEFSRRLNGEMPANWNSEVQKFVEELQANPQKIASRKASQNTLEVFGKLLPEFLGGSADLAPSNLTIWSGSKSIKEDTAGNYIHYGVREFGMTAIGNGIAHHGGFVPYTATFLMFVEYARNAVRMAALMKARQVLVYTHDSIGLGEDGPTHQPVEQIASLRVTPNLSLWRPCDQVETAVAWKAAVERHHGPTALILSRQNLLQPERSQEQVANIARGGYVLKDSDGAPEAIIIATGSEIEIALGAAEKLTAGGHKIRVVSLPSTDVFDKQDAAYRESVLPSGVKARVAVEAGIADYWYKYVGLDGAIVGMTTFGESAPAGKLFPEFGFTVENIVSHTEALLKPH is encoded by the coding sequence ATGTCTTCACGCAGAGAGTTGGCTAACGCGATTCGTGCACTCAGCATGGATGCGGTACAAAAAGCAAATTCCGGCCACCCCGGCATGCCAATGGGCATGGCAGATATCGCCGAAGTGTTATGGCGCGATGTCCTGAAGCACAATCCGAACAACCCGGCCTGGGCCGATCGTGACCGCTTTATCCTCTCCAACGGTCACGGCTCAATGCTGCTCTACAGCTTGCTGCATCTCACCGGCTACGATCTGCCGATGGAAGAGCTGAAAAATTTCCGTCAGCTGCATTCAAAAACCCCCGGTCACCCGGAAATTGGTTACACGCCAGGCGTGGAAACCACCACCGGGCCGCTGGGCCAGGGCTTAGCCAATGCGGTCGGTTTGGCGATTGCTGAACGTACGCTGGCGGCGCAGTTTAACCGTCCCGGTCACGACATCGTTGACCATCACACCTACGTGTTTATGGGCGATGGCTGTTTGATGGAAGGTATTTCGCACGAAGTCAGCTCGCTGGCCGGCACGCTCGGCCTTGGTAAACTGATTGGCTTCTACGATCACAACGGTATTTCCATCGATGGTGAAACCGAAGGTTGGTTCACCGATGACACCCACAAACGCTTCGAAGCCTATAACTGGCATGTGATCGGCAGCGCAGAAGGCATCGACGGCCACGATTCAGAAGCCATTGCTGCCGCAATTAAAGAAGCGCAAAGCGTCACCGATAAACCGTCGCTGATTATCTGCCGCACCACCATTGGCTTCGGCTCGCCGAATAAAGCCGGTAAAGAGGAGTCGCACGGCGCGGCGCTGGGCGAAGAAGAAGTGGCGCTGACGCGGCAGAAACTGGGCTGGCACTATCCACCGTTTGAGATCCCGAAAGAGATTTATCAGCAGTGGGATGCTAAAGAAGCGGGCGCACAGCGTGAGAAATCCTGGGATGAGAAATTTGCCGCGTATAAAGAGGCGCATCCCGAGCTGGCACAAGAGTTTAGCCGTCGTCTGAACGGTGAAATGCCAGCCAACTGGAACAGCGAAGTACAGAAGTTTGTTGAAGAGCTACAGGCTAATCCGCAAAAAATCGCCAGCCGTAAAGCATCGCAAAATACGCTGGAAGTGTTTGGTAAGCTGCTGCCGGAATTCCTTGGCGGTTCTGCCGACCTGGCGCCAAGTAACCTCACCATTTGGTCGGGCTCGAAATCGATCAAAGAGGATACTGCCGGTAACTACATTCACTACGGCGTGCGTGAGTTTGGTATGACGGCAATCGGTAACGGTATCGCCCATCACGGCGGATTCGTGCCTTATACCGCCACCTTCCTGATGTTCGTTGAGTACGCGCGTAATGCGGTGCGCATGGCGGCGCTGATGAAAGCGCGTCAGGTATTGGTGTATACGCATGACTCGATCGGCCTCGGAGAAGATGGTCCCACGCACCAGCCGGTTGAGCAAATTGCCAGCCTGCGCGTCACGCCAAACCTTAGCCTGTGGCGTCCGTGCGATCAGGTGGAAACCGCCGTCGCGTGGAAAGCCGCCGTTGAGCGCCATCACGGCCCAACGGCGCTGATTCTGTCGCGTCAAAACCTGCTGCAGCCGGAACGCAGCCAGGAGCAGGTGGCGAATATCGCGCGCGGTGGCTATGTGCTGAAAGACAGCGACGGTGCGCCGGAAGCGATCATCATCGCGACCGGTTCAGAGATCGAAATCGCGCTGGGCGCAGCGGAGAAGCTGACCGCTGGCGGCCATAAAATTCGCGTGGTTTCACTACCAAGCACCGACGTGTTTGATAAGCAGGATGCTGCCTATCGCGAATCGGTACTGCCATCCGGCGTGAAAGCGCGCGTGGCGGTGGAAGCCGGTATCGCCGATTACTGGTACAAGTATGTCGGTCTGGACGGCGCGATTGTCGGCATGACCACCTTCGGTGAGTCTGCACCAGCTGGCAAACTGTTCCCGGAATTTGGCTTCACCGTCGAGAACATCGTCAGCCACACCGAAGCCTTACTCAAGCCGCACTGA
- the tal gene encoding transaldolase, with product MNQLDALKQYTTVVADSGDIESIRNYHPQDATTNPSLILKAAGLEGYKHLIDDAIDYAKKQGGSKETQIINASDKVAINLGMEILKSVPGRVSTEVDARLSFDRGMCVTKAEKLVRLYEEHGIDRSRILIKLASTWEGIKAAEELEKNGIQCNLTLLFSFAQARACAEAGVFLISPFVGRIYDWYNSRKPIDPYVVDEDPGVKSVRRIYDYYKKHRYSTVIMGASFRKVEQILALAGCDRLTISPNLLEELANSDAPLERKLEPSTEGFHQPASLSEAEFRWEHNQDPMAVEKLSDGIRQFAIDQQKLEDVLSSRL from the coding sequence ATGAACCAGCTAGATGCATTAAAACAGTACACCACCGTGGTGGCTGACAGTGGCGACATTGAATCTATTCGCAATTATCACCCACAAGACGCGACCACCAACCCATCATTGATCCTGAAAGCCGCCGGTCTCGAGGGTTACAAGCACCTGATTGATGACGCCATCGACTACGCAAAAAAACAGGGCGGCAGCAAAGAGACGCAAATTATCAACGCCAGCGATAAAGTGGCGATTAATCTCGGTATGGAAATTCTGAAAAGCGTGCCGGGCCGTGTTTCGACCGAAGTGGATGCGCGCCTCTCCTTCGATCGTGGCATGTGTGTCACCAAAGCCGAGAAGCTGGTGCGTCTGTACGAAGAGCACGGTATCGATCGCTCACGCATTCTGATCAAACTGGCCTCCACCTGGGAGGGCATCAAAGCCGCCGAGGAGCTGGAGAAAAATGGTATTCAGTGCAACCTGACGCTGCTGTTCTCGTTCGCCCAAGCGCGCGCCTGTGCCGAAGCCGGTGTGTTCCTGATTTCACCGTTCGTTGGCCGTATTTACGACTGGTACAACTCACGCAAACCTATCGATCCGTATGTGGTGGATGAAGATCCAGGCGTGAAATCTGTGCGTCGTATCTACGATTACTACAAAAAGCACCGTTACAGCACCGTCATTATGGGCGCCAGCTTCCGTAAAGTGGAACAGATCCTGGCGCTGGCCGGCTGCGATCGCCTGACCATTTCGCCAAATCTGCTGGAAGAGCTGGCCAACAGCGACGCGCCACTGGAACGCAAACTGGAGCCATCAACCGAAGGCTTCCATCAGCCGGCTTCACTGTCAGAAGCGGAATTCCGTTGGGAACATAATCAGGATCCGATGGCGGTTGAAAAACTGTCAGACGGCATCCGTCAGTTCGCCATTGACCAACAGAAGCTGGAAGACGTCCTCTCGTCACGTCTGTAA
- the maeB gene encoding NADP-dependent oxaloacetate-decarboxylating malate dehydrogenase, translated as MDDQLKQSALDFHQYPIPGKIQVSPTKPLATQRDLALAYSPGVAAPCLEIAADPLAAGKYTARGNLVAVISNGTAVLGLGNIGALASKPVMEGKGVLFKKFAGIDVFDIEIDEHDPDKLIEVIAALEPTFGGINLEDIKAPECFYIEQQLRQRMQIPVFHDDQHGTAIICTAAVLNGLTIVKKAISDVRLVVSGAGASAIACLNLLVALGMQKHNIVVCDSKGVIYRHREPNMTPTKAEYAVADSGARTLDEVIGGADIFLGCSGPKALTPEMVQKMAQDPLILALANPEPEIMPPLAKQVRPDAIICTGRSDFPNQVNNVLCFPFIFRGALDVGATAINEEMKLAAVHAIAALAQAEQSDVVASAYDDQDLSFGPEYLIPKPFDPRLIVQIAPAVAKAAMESGVATRPIDDFDAYREKLTEFVYKTNLFMKPIFSQARKDPKRVVMAEGEEVRVLHATQELVTLGLAKPILIGRPNVIAMRLQKQGLKIEAGKDFEIVNNESDPRFKEYWNEYYQIMKRRGVTPETAQRAVIGNPTLIGAIMVHRGEADALICGTIGDYQEHYDVVEKVFGLRDDVKVAGAMNALLLPSGNTFIADTYVNEDPSAEQLADITLLAAETVRRFGIEPRVALLSHSSFGTSNAPGARKMREVLALIQQRAPDLEIDGEMHGDAALVESIRRELMPDSPLKGTANLLIMPNVEAARISYNLLRVSCSEGVTVGPVLMGISKPVHVLTRIASVRRIVNMVALAVVEAQTEPL; from the coding sequence ATGGACGATCAACTTAAGCAAAGCGCTCTCGATTTTCACCAATATCCCATCCCCGGAAAAATTCAGGTTTCACCCACCAAACCTTTAGCTACGCAGCGCGATTTGGCGCTTGCCTACTCGCCTGGCGTAGCTGCGCCCTGTCTGGAAATCGCCGCCGATCCGCTGGCCGCGGGCAAATACACCGCACGTGGCAATCTGGTGGCGGTGATCTCCAACGGCACCGCGGTGCTAGGGCTCGGCAACATTGGCGCGCTGGCGAGTAAGCCGGTAATGGAAGGCAAGGGCGTGCTGTTTAAAAAGTTCGCTGGCATCGATGTGTTCGATATCGAAATTGATGAGCACGATCCCGACAAGCTGATTGAAGTCATCGCCGCGCTGGAGCCGACCTTTGGCGGCATCAACCTGGAAGATATCAAAGCGCCGGAGTGTTTTTATATTGAGCAGCAGTTGCGCCAGCGCATGCAGATTCCGGTGTTTCACGACGATCAGCACGGCACGGCGATTATCTGCACCGCCGCAGTGCTTAACGGCTTAACCATCGTCAAAAAAGCCATTAGCGATGTGCGGCTGGTGGTATCCGGTGCGGGCGCCTCGGCCATCGCCTGCCTTAATCTGCTGGTGGCGCTCGGCATGCAGAAGCACAACATTGTGGTGTGCGATTCCAAAGGGGTGATCTATCGCCATCGCGAGCCCAACATGACGCCGACCAAAGCTGAATATGCGGTTGCCGACAGCGGCGCACGCACGCTGGATGAGGTGATTGGCGGCGCGGATATTTTCCTCGGCTGTTCCGGCCCTAAAGCGCTGACGCCGGAGATGGTGCAAAAGATGGCGCAGGATCCGCTGATTCTGGCACTCGCCAATCCTGAACCGGAAATTATGCCACCGCTGGCGAAGCAGGTACGACCTGACGCCATTATCTGCACCGGGCGCTCTGATTTCCCTAACCAGGTAAACAACGTGCTGTGTTTCCCGTTTATCTTCCGCGGCGCGCTGGACGTGGGCGCTACGGCGATCAATGAAGAGATGAAGCTGGCGGCGGTGCATGCGATAGCGGCGTTAGCGCAGGCGGAGCAGAGCGATGTGGTGGCCTCAGCGTATGACGATCAAGACTTGAGTTTCGGTCCGGAATACCTGATTCCTAAACCTTTTGATCCGCGATTGATTGTGCAGATTGCGCCAGCGGTGGCAAAAGCGGCGATGGAATCTGGCGTGGCTACGCGGCCCATTGACGATTTTGATGCCTACCGTGAGAAGCTCACCGAGTTCGTTTACAAAACCAACCTGTTTATGAAGCCGATCTTCTCGCAGGCGCGCAAAGATCCGAAACGCGTGGTAATGGCGGAAGGGGAGGAGGTGCGCGTGCTGCACGCCACGCAGGAGCTGGTGACGCTCGGGCTGGCGAAGCCGATTCTGATTGGCCGTCCCAACGTGATCGCCATGCGCCTGCAAAAGCAGGGATTAAAAATCGAAGCGGGTAAGGATTTTGAGATCGTTAATAACGAGTCCGATCCGCGCTTCAAAGAGTACTGGAACGAGTATTACCAAATCATGAAACGGCGCGGCGTAACGCCGGAAACCGCCCAGCGTGCGGTGATCGGTAATCCGACGCTGATTGGTGCAATTATGGTCCATCGTGGAGAAGCCGACGCGCTGATCTGCGGCACCATCGGCGATTACCAGGAACATTACGATGTGGTGGAGAAAGTGTTTGGCCTGCGCGATGACGTGAAGGTGGCGGGCGCGATGAATGCATTGCTGCTGCCGAGCGGTAACACTTTTATCGCTGACACTTACGTTAATGAAGATCCCAGCGCCGAGCAGCTGGCGGATATTACGCTGCTGGCGGCGGAAACCGTGCGGCGCTTTGGGATTGAGCCGCGCGTGGCGCTGCTGTCACACTCCAGCTTTGGTACGTCCAACGCGCCGGGCGCACGTAAAATGCGCGAAGTGCTGGCGCTGATCCAGCAACGTGCGCCGGATTTAGAGATTGATGGTGAGATGCACGGAGATGCCGCGCTGGTGGAGAGCATTCGCCGCGAACTGATGCCGGATAGCCCGCTAAAGGGCACCGCCAATTTGCTGATTATGCCCAACGTAGAAGCGGCGCGCATCAGCTACAACCTGCTGCGCGTCTCCTGTTCAGAAGGGGTCACCGTGGGGCCAGTGTTGATGGGAATCAGCAAGCCGGTACATGTGTTGACGCGTATTGCCTCAGTGCGGCGTATTGTGAATATGGTGGCGTTAGCGGTGGTAGAGGCGCAGACCGAACCGTTGTGA
- the hemF gene encoding oxygen-dependent coproporphyrinogen oxidase — protein MSNPDISRVKAFLLALQDDICAQLAAEDGKASFAEDEWQRPGGGGGRSRVLRNGAVFEQAGVNFSHVHGDQMPASATAHRPELAGRSFEAMGVSLVVHPESPYVPTSHANVRFFIAEKPGADPVWWFGGGFDLTPYYGFEDDALHWHQTAHDLCQPFGEDIYPRYKKWCDDYFYLKHRDEQRGIGGLFYDDLNTPDFDYCFDFMQAVGNGFSQAYLPIVAKRKALPWGDRERQFQLYRRGRYVEFNLVWDRGTLFGLQTGGRTESILMSMPPLVRWEYDYQPEANSPEAALYRDFLPVKDWLA, from the coding sequence ATGAGCAATCCCGATATTTCCCGCGTCAAAGCCTTTTTGCTGGCGCTGCAGGATGATATTTGCGCCCAATTAGCGGCGGAAGATGGCAAGGCGAGCTTTGCTGAAGATGAGTGGCAGCGCCCCGGCGGCGGCGGCGGACGCAGCCGCGTGTTGCGTAATGGTGCGGTATTTGAACAAGCGGGCGTGAACTTTTCACATGTGCATGGCGACCAAATGCCGGCCTCCGCCACCGCGCATCGCCCCGAGTTGGCGGGTCGCAGCTTTGAAGCAATGGGCGTGTCGCTGGTGGTGCATCCGGAAAGTCCTTACGTCCCTACCAGCCACGCCAACGTGCGCTTTTTTATTGCAGAAAAACCAGGTGCCGATCCCGTTTGGTGGTTCGGCGGCGGATTCGACCTCACGCCCTATTACGGCTTCGAAGACGATGCGCTGCACTGGCATCAAACCGCCCACGATCTGTGCCAGCCGTTTGGCGAGGATATCTATCCACGCTACAAAAAATGGTGTGACGATTACTTCTACCTCAAGCATCGCGACGAGCAGCGCGGCATCGGTGGGCTGTTTTATGACGACCTGAACACGCCGGATTTCGACTATTGCTTCGATTTTATGCAAGCGGTGGGCAACGGTTTCTCTCAGGCCTATCTGCCGATTGTGGCGAAGCGCAAAGCGTTGCCGTGGGGCGATCGCGAGCGCCAGTTCCAGCTCTATCGTCGCGGTCGCTATGTAGAATTCAATCTGGTATGGGATCGCGGTACGCTGTTTGGCCTGCAAACCGGCGGCCGCACCGAATCCATTTTGATGTCGATGCCGCCGCTGGTGCGCTGGGAATATGATTATCAACCGGAAGCCAACTCTCCCGAAGCCGCGTTATACCGCGATTTTTTGCCGGTGAAGGATTGGTTGGCATAA
- the amiA gene encoding N-acetylmuramoyl-L-alanine amidase AmiA: protein MKKISLLKRLTNRRQLILSGLALAVLSPRAVQATEENSTLRVNSRHTPPKPAANGKRIVMIDPGHGGIDSGAVGEEGSEEKHIVLAIANTVKTLLQSHPRIEVRLTRESDHFIPLYQRVEIAHQHGANLFMSIHADGYTSPDANGASVFALSNRGASSAMARYLSQRENDADKVGGAEVQDKDHYLNQILFDLVQTDTIRNSLTLGKHVLDQIRPVHHLHSQHTEQAAFAVLKSPSIPSVLVETSFITNPREEQLLGTQAFRQKIASAIADGISRYFDEVDRREA, encoded by the coding sequence CCGTGCAGGCAACGGAAGAGAACAGCACTCTGCGCGTCAACTCGCGCCATACGCCACCAAAACCCGCCGCTAATGGCAAACGTATCGTGATGATCGATCCCGGTCACGGCGGCATTGATTCCGGCGCGGTAGGTGAAGAAGGCTCCGAAGAGAAACATATCGTTCTTGCCATCGCCAATACCGTGAAAACGTTGCTGCAATCGCATCCGCGCATCGAAGTCCGCCTGACGCGCGAAAGCGACCACTTTATTCCGCTTTATCAGCGTGTTGAGATCGCCCACCAGCATGGCGCCAATCTGTTTATGTCGATTCACGCCGACGGCTATACCAGCCCGGACGCCAACGGCGCGTCGGTGTTTGCGCTCTCCAACCGCGGAGCCAGCAGTGCAATGGCGCGCTACCTGTCGCAGCGTGAAAATGATGCTGACAAAGTGGGCGGCGCCGAAGTGCAGGATAAAGATCATTACCTCAACCAGATTCTGTTCGATCTGGTGCAGACCGACACCATCCGTAACAGCCTGACGCTCGGCAAGCACGTGCTGGATCAGATCCGCCCGGTGCATCATCTGCACAGCCAGCACACCGAGCAGGCGGCTTTTGCCGTGCTGAAATCGCCGTCGATTCCTTCGGTATTGGTTGAAACCTCCTTTATTACCAATCCGCGCGAAGAGCAGTTGCTCGGCACCCAGGCATTTCGGCAGAAAATCGCCAGTGCTATTGCCGATGGCATCTCCCGTTACTTTGATGAGGTCGATCGTCGCGAAGCCTAG